A stretch of DNA from Maridesulfovibrio sp.:
ATGGTGGTCTCCGTTCTTCATCTCTGCCGGTGTTGCGCTGACCTATGCACCGGGAATGCAGTACAACCGGACAATAGTACCCGGCCTTATACTCTGCGCGGTTGCAATCTGCTACTCTATTATAGAGGTCGGTTTCATTCGCAGGATGGAATTCACAGGCTACCCTGTACGCATGGAAAGCCTGACCGTGCCATTCCTGCTGGCTGTGGCAGTAATAACCGGCCATCATTTTTTCCCGGAAATGGGCATGATCCTGTTGATCTGCCTCGTGGCTCCTCCGGCTGCAATACTGCTGATGCGCAGCAGACCCAGACTTCCGCAACTGCAGGATTTTATCAGCCACCGGATCGTTTCAACCGTTAACCAATTCGTACTGTTCCTCACTGCCGGAATTTTCTCTATCGGGATTACTTCGGTTATTCAGGTCTACCCGGAGATATTCAACTTTGCCGGCAAAACATTCACTCCCGGCCTGTTTGCAACCATCTCTGCTCTGCTGATTGTTCTGGGACTTATCGGTGTACATCCGCTGGTAGGAATTTCCATAGTCAGCCCCATGCTTTTGCCCCTGCACCCGGACAGCTCCCGGCTGGCCTTCCTGTTCCTGACCAGTTGGGCCATCTCAACAGGCAGCAGCCCGTTATCCGGAGTGGGCCTTGTACTCACAAGCCGCTACAATGTGTCGTCACGGTCAATACTGGCGAGCAATATTCACTACGTAGCAGCCATGTGGCTTATGGCTAATCTGGTCAATGTTCTCTATTTTGGAAGTTAGGCAGGCTTGTGCTGGAAAACTAACCCATCAAATTTTAAGGCATATCGAATCGGCTCGGTATGCCTTTCTTTTTATCTTACTATCAGTGACCCTTTTAGACTTGATTTACATTTAAGACACACAAAAAACGGTTTGCGATCTTAGATTATAGTGGAAGCAAGCCCAAAAGAGTTGTTCCAGATGAAGTAATATCCGTTACACCACTTTGTCTCGCCTCATCTTTTAAATTTTTAGCAGCCCAGCTGCTACAAAATATAAAAAATGGGACGTGTTCATTCACTTTTCTTATTTGCTTGGCAAGATAAATTCCTGCCTTTTTGCCCTCTGGCCGAGCCATGTCTGATATTACAATATCGAACTGTCGTGAATTAAATTTGTTTAACCCATCTTCAGTATCAAGTGAAACGACAACGGTATGGCCTCTTTCCTGTAATGATGCCATCAAAAAACTATTATTTTTAGGACTATCGTCAACCCAAAGAATAGATTTACTAATGTTTTTGCCTGAATCATTGTTAGTGCTATTTTCAAAGGTCTTGGAGCGAATATTCTTCTCTATTTCAGCTAGCCTTGACTGAACATCATTTACTATTTTGCGTTGTTGCTCAGAAGCTTCTTCCATAGTCAATTCATTTCCTGCAACCTTAATGGTAAACTTTCTCCCCTGAGCAGATTTAATTAAGTTCACAATAGGCTCATGGAATTTGTATAGCATAAGCCCAAATATAACAGGCCATGCTAGAGAAGATAGTGCAGAAAGTAATTTGGCAAGTGAGTCCATGTTTTTCCTTTAAAAACGACCTTAAATTAACAGGAGTAAACTGTTTAGCGTCATGCGGAGTGTTGTATTTTAGCAGCAGTATTATTATAATTCTGACACCTTAATAACAGTTTATTTACCATGGTGCAACAGTCATATGCCTTATTATGATCCTGCCTTACAAGTTAGCTCATACACGCTCTTAAGCATCTACATTTTCCCAATTCCGGTACCGTGATCTACCAACAAACCGCATGTCTGTTGTATTTCCGTGGTTGATTCCAATTCTATGGTCCACCAATCGCACGGAGTTTGAACAAGCGCATCAACTATCGGACCGAGCAAGACCATGTCTTCCGGTGGGTAATGACGATCTGTTTCCCGTTCATAAAAATGTACTTCAGCGAGTCGAGATTCGAACAATCTTATCACTTCATAAATGTCTGGTCCTCCATTCATGCTGAACTCTGAACAGAGGGCATGTCCCAAATCAAGCGTAATGGAAGTTCCTGCCTGGGTTGCCCAGTCCAATACGATATGCGGGTCCGATGTCAGTCCTCTTCTGAGGTTTTCAAGGCTAAGTGTTATTCCCAGCTTCCGAGCCCGCTCTGCAAGGCTGCTCAGATTGTCCACAGCTTTCGCAGGATTAAGTTTTACTGTTGTGTCAACTCCGATATGAACAGTAATGATCTGTTCTCCATATCCTGCTATCAAATCGAGCATCTGGTTGTGTAAGGCAACTGATTGCGTAGATTTCTCATCATCTTCATCAGCCAATTCAAGTCCGGGAAAAAAAGCATGATGCCGAATAGCGACCCCTCTTTCGAGGTATGGTCGCAAAGAAGACTGCAGCCCATGCAATTCATGCATGCTTGGAGTGTACTCGATGCTCAGACCGTTATCGGCCAAGAAATCAGGCTTGGATATCTCTTCATAATATTTTGCAGAACCGGCAATTCGAATTGGACGATCATGGCAATTAAAAAAGACAGGAGATAACGACATAGTTATTTTACCTTGTTTATTATTAACCAACTATTTTGCATAAGAATATCGACTAACCATCGAACAATCGTATCTTTATGTCACTTCTTGCAAGACAACACTGAGCGAAATGACAAGTGGACCTTTTCTCCGACCTGAAAGACTTGCGTCTGGTCGCTTATAACATCAGCAACTATCCGATTTCCCGAGCATTCAACATAATAACGCGTAATTAACCCGAGATAGGAAACGGAAATAATTGTTCCACTAAGACCTTCGGCGGATTCTCTCAAAATAACATCTTCAGGACGGACAAAAAGCAAATCATCTCCGAGACGTATTTTATTCAATTGCCCGGTAGCTTCCGCAACGTGGAGGTTTACAGGTGAAGAATAAATTTTTCGTGGAGAGTCAATCTGGGCAATCCTGCCGTCCTGCATTACAGCAATGCGGTTTGACAGTGCCATCGCCTCTTCCCGGTCATGTGTGACGAAAATGGTGGTCAGTTCAAACTGCTCCTGCAAACTGCGAACTTCTTCCCGCAGCATGATTTTCAACCCGGCATCAAGATTTGAAAAGGGCTCATCAAGGAGAAGAACTTTGGGATTCAGCACTAGCGCTCTAGCCAGGGCAACCCTCTGCTGCTGGCCTCCGCTTAAGCTTCTGATCCCCATGTCGGCCTGTTTGCCAAGACCGACCGTTTTCAGCATATTAAGCGCCTTATCTTTTGCCGAGGTATGGACGACCCCATGACAGCGAAGGCCATACATAACATTTTCTAAAACGGTCATATGCGGGAAAAGGGCATAGCTTTGAAAGACCGTACAGACAGGACGCTTTTCCGGTGGCAAATTCTGTATCGGAGTACCATCCAAAAGAATGGAACCGGCATCCGGAGAAAGAAATCCGCCAATCAGGCGGAGGGTTGTTGTCTTGCCGCAGCCGCTCGGTCCAAGAAGTGAAATCAGCTCTCCCTTTTGAATATCAAGACTAAGGTCAGCAACTACGGCTTTTGAAGCAAAAGATTTACACAATCCGTCTACACGGAGAAAAACAGGATTCATGCGCGTTGCCCCCGACTCATTGCCCAACCGGCAAAGGATAAATTTACCACTAGCGTGACAATTATGATCATTGACGCCAAAACAGACGCCAGTCCGTAATCTCCATCTCTTAAAACATTGAACAATTCTACTGTCGCCACTTTGGACACCGGAGATACAATAAAAATGATAGCCCCCACAGTTGTCATCGTGGCAGTGAAGGTATTGATGAAGCTGACCACCATTGCCGGTTTAAGAAGCGGGATAATAACCTGAAAAATAAGACGAAATCTACCAGA
This window harbors:
- a CDS encoding ABC transporter ATP-binding protein, giving the protein MNPVFLRVDGLCKSFASKAVVADLSLDIQKGELISLLGPSGCGKTTTLRLIGGFLSPDAGSILLDGTPIQNLPPEKRPVCTVFQSYALFPHMTVLENVMYGLRCHGVVHTSAKDKALNMLKTVGLGKQADMGIRSLSGGQQQRVALARALVLNPKVLLLDEPFSNLDAGLKIMLREEVRSLQEQFELTTIFVTHDREEAMALSNRIAVMQDGRIAQIDSPRKIYSSPVNLHVAEATGQLNKIRLGDDLLFVRPEDVILRESAEGLSGTIISVSYLGLITRYYVECSGNRIVADVISDQTQVFQVGEKVHLSFRSVLSCKK
- a CDS encoding response regulator; the encoded protein is MDSLAKLLSALSSLAWPVIFGLMLYKFHEPIVNLIKSAQGRKFTIKVAGNELTMEEASEQQRKIVNDVQSRLAEIEKNIRSKTFENSTNNDSGKNISKSILWVDDSPKNNSFLMASLQERGHTVVVSLDTEDGLNKFNSRQFDIVISDMARPEGKKAGIYLAKQIRKVNEHVPFFIFCSSWAAKNLKDEARQSGVTDITSSGTTLLGLLPL
- a CDS encoding TIM barrel protein; its protein translation is MVNNKQGKITMSLSPVFFNCHDRPIRIAGSAKYYEEISKPDFLADNGLSIEYTPSMHELHGLQSSLRPYLERGVAIRHHAFFPGLELADEDDEKSTQSVALHNQMLDLIAGYGEQIITVHIGVDTTVKLNPAKAVDNLSSLAERARKLGITLSLENLRRGLTSDPHIVLDWATQAGTSITLDLGHALCSEFSMNGGPDIYEVIRLFESRLAEVHFYERETDRHYPPEDMVLLGPIVDALVQTPCDWWTIELESTTEIQQTCGLLVDHGTGIGKM